One Bacillota bacterium genomic window, ATGATAGGATAAGCGGCGACGACGAACTGTTCAAACAGTTTCTTGATGAGTGGGTGTACGGCCCCAAAGATCATTTCGAATACCTGGATAAACTTGGCGCTTCCCGCCTAATCAACCTGCGGGTAAGACCGGGGTACGGATATGTCCCCGGACTAAAGAGGAGGTGAACACAATGGCCGAATGGACGACTAAACAAATGATGGCTGTGGCCGTAGCTCGCCAGATCAAGGACGGTCAGGTTTGTATTGTTGGCACGGGGTTACCGTTAATTGGCACAGCGCTGGCTAAGAATACAACTGCCCCCAATGCGGTTTTGATTTTTGAGACGGGCATGATCGATGGCGGTCCACAAGAAGTGCCGACCAGTGTGTCTGACCTGAGGATTTCTTACCGTGCCTCCGCGTTGTGGCCACAGTACCGATATTTCGGTTTTCAAACTAATTCTCTTAAAAAGAATAAAGTCGATATTGGTTTCCTGGGTGGAGCCCAAATCGATCCCTACGGGAACTTGAACTCGACGGCCATCGGTGATTATTACCACGCGGCGGTCAGGTTCACCGGCAGTGGTGGCGCCAACGGCATCGCGACTTACTGTGACACCATCATCATAATGCAGCACCAGAAACGTCGCTTCTGTGAAAAAGTTGATTATATCACCAGTCCGGGCTGGATCGATGGTCCTGATGGACGGGCAAAACTGGGTCTACCTAATAAAGGGCCGCAGGTAGTGATTACCGAGTTAGGGATTATGCGATTTGATGAAAAGACCAAGCGGATGTATCTAGCAGAGTATTTTCCGGGGGTTACCCCACAACAAATTCAGGATAACACTGGTTTCGAACTGGATATATCC contains:
- a CDS encoding CoA-transferase subunit beta, yielding MAEWTTKQMMAVAVARQIKDGQVCIVGTGLPLIGTALAKNTTAPNAVLIFETGMIDGGPQEVPTSVSDLRISYRASALWPQYRYFGFQTNSLKKNKVDIGFLGGAQIDPYGNLNSTAIGDYYHAAVRFTGSGGANGIATYCDTIIIMQHQKRRFCEKVDYITSPGWIDGPDGRAKLGLPNKGPQVVITELGIMRFDEKTKRMYLAEYFPGVTPQQIQDNTGFELDISRAVESEPPDAEVLHILTTKIDPQRLMV